Proteins encoded in a region of the Tripterygium wilfordii isolate XIE 37 chromosome 21, ASM1340144v1, whole genome shotgun sequence genome:
- the LOC119988848 gene encoding uncharacterized protein LOC119988848, which translates to MLLLQCNHHHIISSKILFPVSHHHHLHRSPSISLISFHKPTKFFSVSASIPPRSDTWLAELQDSTNTTGAPEEEGPIELPLSSPNLFAITDDPSPLQVATSVLLTGAITVLLFRSVRRRAKRARELKFRSSGAKKSLKEEALESLKVMGSSSVDIKSPPSPVQTLLGAISAGVIAVILYKFTTTIEAGLNRQTISDNYSVRQITITIRTIINGLCYLATFIFGLNSVGLFLYSGQLVINSIMGDLSSEEETESKAEEQSGSLNSTAENRTDDAEVSSSSSQADQSSDNTQS; encoded by the exons ATGTTGTTGTTGCAGTGTAACCACCACCACATTATCTCCTCCAAAATCCTCTTCCCCGTCTCTCACCATCATCATCTCCACCGCAGTCCCTCAATCTCTCTTATCTCTTTCCACAAACCCACCAAGTTTTTCTCTGTTTCTGCAAGTATTCCACCAAGATCAGATACATGGCTCGCCGAGCTCCAAGACTCCACCAACACCACGGGTGCGCCGGAAGAAGAGGGTCCAATAGAGCTACCATTGTCTTCTCCCAACTTATTCGCCATCACGGACGACCCTTCTCCGTTGCAGGTCGCCACCAGTGTGCTCCTCACTGGCGCTATCACTGTCTTGCTCTTTCGCTCTGTTCGACGCCGCGCTAAGCGTGCCAGAGAATTG AAATTTCGGTCTTCTGGGGCGAAGAAATCATTGAAAGAGGAGGCATTGGAGAGCTTGAAAGTCATGGGGTCAAGCTCCGTTGATATTAAATCCCCTCCCTCTCCTGTTCAGACATTGTTGGGTGCAATCTCAGCTGGTGTGATTGCAGTTATTCTTTATAAGTTCACAACCACTATTGAGGCAGGTCTTAATCGCCAAACTATTTCAGATAATTACTCG GTTCGTCAAATAACAATAACCATACG GACTATCATAAACGGGTTGTGCTACCTCGCGACATTCATCTTTGGTCTCAATTCTGTTGGTTTATTTCTTTACTCCGGCCAGCTTGTCATCAACTCTATCATGGGAGATTTGTCCAGTGAAGAAGAAACTGAAAGCAAAGCCGAAGAGCAATCAGGTTCCCTAAATTCAACTGCTGAAAATCGTACTGATGATGCCGAAgtgagcagcagcagcagtcaAGCCGATCAAAGTTCAGATAATACACAATCATGA